The following proteins are co-located in the Sardina pilchardus chromosome 24, fSarPil1.1, whole genome shotgun sequence genome:
- the grinaa gene encoding glutamate receptor, ionotropic, N-methyl D-aspartate-associated protein 1a (glutamate binding), whose protein sequence is MSQDKSGYPGMGECNPLHSNVYGQPNPPAFGAPPPNYMGGPGAPGAPGYPAPGPYDQPGFPQGSPYPQVPYPQMPYPQQPYPGPGYGQVPPQPAFVPNPNAPMMDSPGYHGENGPPSYYDNEEFTNSGFEDKSIRQAFIRKVFLVLTVQLLVTFSFVAVFTFHQDAKIFVRRNPWTYYVSYAIFFVSLIVLSCCGDFRRKHPWNLIALSILTLSLSYMVGMIASFYDTDTVIMAVGITAVVCFSVVLFSLQSKYDFTSCRGVLFVCLIVLLLFSILCMFIRHKILHIVYASLGALLFTCFLAVDTQLLLGNKQLSLSPEEYIFASLNLYTDIINIFLYILAIVGRTRD, encoded by the exons ATGTCTCAGGACAAGAGCGGCTACCCTGGAATGGGGGAGTGCAACCCCCTCCACAGCAACGTCTACGGCCAGCCCAACCCCCCTGCGTTTGGGGCGCCTCCACCGAACTACATGGGGGGCCCGGGGGCACCAGGGGCACCTGGATACCCCGCCCCAGGCCCCTACGATCAGCCAGGCTTCCCCCAGGGCTCCCCCTACCCTCAGGTGCCCTATCCACAGATGCCCTACCCACAGCAGCCCTACCCAGGCCCAGGGTACGGACAGGTCCCCCCACAGCCTGCCTTTGTCCCCAACCCCAATG CACCCATGATGGACAGCCCTGGTTACCATGGTGAGAACGGGCCTCCCTCATACTATGACAACGAGGAGTTTACCAACTCGGGCTTTGAGGATAAGAGCATCCGCCAGGCCTTCATCAGAAAG GTGTTCTTGGTCCTGACGGTGCAGCTCCTGGTCACCTTCTCCTTCGTGGCGGTCTTCACCTTCCACCAAGATGCCAAGATATTTGTGCGCCGCAACCCGTGGACGTACTACGTGTCCTACGCCATCTTCTTCGTGTCCCTGATCGTGCTGAGCTGCTGCGGAGACTTCCGCCGCAAGCACCCATGGAACCTGATCGCCCTG TCCATCCTGACTCTGAGCCTGTCCTACATGGTGGGGATGATCGCCAGCTTCTACGACACCGACACCGTGATCATGGCTGTGGGCATCACCGCGGTGGTCTGCTTCTCCGTGGTGCTGTTCTCTCTGCag AGCAAGTACGACTTCACTTCCTGCCGCGgggttctgtttgtgtgtctgatcgTGCTGCTGCTCTTCTCCATCCTCTGCATGTTCATCCGCCACAAGATCCTGCACATCGTCTACGCCTCGCTCGGCGCGCTGCTCTTCACCTGC TTCCTGGCCGTGGACACGCAGCTGCTGCTGGGCAACAAGCAGCTGTCTCTAAGCCCAGAGGAGTACATCTTCGCCTCCCTGAACCTCTACACCGACATAATCAACATCTTCCTCTACATCCTGGCCATCGTAGGCCGCACGAGGGATTAA